In Shewanella sp. VB17, a single genomic region encodes these proteins:
- a CDS encoding TetR/AcrR family transcriptional regulator, whose product MKTRDKIIYASLALFNEQGERNITTNHVAAHLGISPGNLYYHFRNKEDIIRSIFSLYQHHLETSFQLYQNEPATIDLLISYFDAMFYAMWEFRFMYANLTDILNRDSQLKSLYLITQEQVLKRCCHILSKLKQDEFLSIDEKDIPPLAETIRMIICFWIGYKQTHSSNMEITKSSLYEGLLRILMLSKAYSTARSHSTFVRLEQHYRARAIALIE is encoded by the coding sequence ATGAAAACCCGCGATAAAATCATTTATGCCAGCCTCGCCCTGTTTAATGAACAAGGTGAGCGAAATATCACGACTAACCATGTTGCCGCACATTTAGGGATCAGTCCTGGTAATCTTTATTATCATTTTCGCAATAAAGAAGACATTATTCGTTCTATTTTTAGCTTGTATCAACATCACTTGGAAACAAGCTTCCAGCTTTATCAAAATGAGCCAGCGACGATAGATTTGCTTATCAGTTACTTCGATGCCATGTTTTACGCCATGTGGGAGTTCCGTTTTATGTACGCTAATCTAACGGATATTCTAAACCGTGATAGCCAGCTTAAATCTCTGTATCTCATCACCCAAGAACAAGTACTCAAGCGATGCTGCCATATATTGTCTAAACTCAAACAAGATGAATTTCTCTCGATAGATGAGAAGGACATCCCCCCTCTTGCAGAGACAATACGCATGATTATCTGCTTCTGGATAGGTTATAAGCAAACCCATTCAAGCAATATGGAAATCACTAAATCATCTCTATATGAAGGGCTGCTTAGAATATTAATGCTATCTAAAGCCTATTCAACAGCCCGTTCACACAGTACATTTGTGAGGCTGGAGCAACACTACCGGGCGCGAGCAATCGCACTCATAGAATAA